In the Channa argus isolate prfri chromosome 6, Channa argus male v1.0, whole genome shotgun sequence genome, CAATGATACACGTGAATGATGATTCATTTTTCTTACCCGCGCCCTTTTCCTGGACCGTCACCTAGTTTTTCAGCAGGCTAACTCGGCATGTCTCTACCTACCTCTCCTAGGCCTGTGTGCGTGGTAAATGGCCTGTGAAATTAACGGCATTAATAGTAATCGCATGTGTCCCTCTGCCTTCCCTATTTAATTGAGGTCTATGCATCAGTTCCTGCATTTCTGGAGACCCACACTGAGTGAGTTCCAGTTATATCGCACAGGCGTCTACTGTGTTTCCATATTGATGAATGTATGACACAAAATTGAGCTATAGAGAAACTCCTGAGAGTGTACACACCTACGTCTTACCTCCTGACATAACTTAGTGTATTATTCAGCTGTcgtatctttttttctttgtctccctgcagtcCCGATAGACTCCACAGCAGGTATTAAAATGCTGTACGTGTTTGTGGATATCCAGATGGACAACGGACACTTCCTGGACACGGTCAAGTTCAACTTTTCCCCTGGACAGTCTCTGGCACTCGTCAGCACTATTCAGTTTGTGGCAGCACTGCAGGTGATTAGGTGACgagtctgtgtgtgcttgtatgtggGTGAGTCCATATTTCTGTTAGGAAGCGCTGAGGTACAGTTACTCTGTGTGTCTTTACCTGAATGATTATTTTCACTCGGGAcaaagtatttttgtttgtacagtaaagaggaacccacacacaaactgaacatataTTTGTAACTTATACCGTTTCTGTTTCCTGGCTTTTATGAAGAAGCTCACACTCCACACTTCactttaagtgtgtgttttttaaaaaaatctggcaGCAGttattttggatttgaaagGTGGAGTAAACTTGGAAGGCCTCTTGGTTCAGCGTTGCGCTCAGCTCTGCTCTTCACATAAGCAGCGGCAGCGACTATAGCATTAGGTTTGAACACCCAGACTCGCCACCAGTCTGTTCTGTAATGTGTTCCGCTGCTTATATTTGCTGCGTTGAACCAAAACCACTCCGGGTTCCTCACTAACCGTATTTTTAAACCACGCTCTGCCTCTGTGGGTCATATTTTATGTTGGGGGTTGTTGAGTGCATATATGcatatgtctctgtgtttcacTCTTGTCTTCTGATGTGTAGGCACGTTGAGGTCACACAGTATGGGCGGGAGAAGCAGGGAGTTCACTCATTTCCTCCGTGGACTGTCTTAAATTAGCCTTAAATCGTTGAATTTAACGCTAACACCTCCAAGCACACTAacgtttttatttaattttcttcaagtttattgtgtttgtttggtctCTCATCTCTTCACGTTGCATTGATGAGTGTAAGGAGTTTGAAAGAGTAGACTTTAGAGTGTTCGAGAACTCCTTTCAGCAAATATTTATTCCCAATGTGAATGCTGCCTAGATCTTCCTATTTAcatcttttgttatttattttagcatGTTATTCAGGCAGctgctttagaaataaaatctTCAGGAGAATCTGTGACATGCACGGTGTAAACTTTTCCCCCTCCCTTGAGCTTTCATCTTCTGATGactgcatctgtttttttttcattcagcatgcacattcactgttttctctctcaatTTCATCCAGCTTATACTTCATTTAATGACTTATGTAGTgtgtgcgtttttttttttttttaacaaagaaaaaggatGTGAGCTGTCAAATATAGAAaagcattaacatttttctaaatatatCCACAATAAACAGGCACTTAATGGCACCATAGCAAGCCTGGGATCAGCCATTCATGCTGTTTTTCAAGGCTAATCCTAAATAGGGGAGAGTTAAAGGTGAGTTATACAAAATTTTGAAATCTTATTTCTTCCTTGGTTCATGTGACAGGCTGTGAGTGTAGCCCTCAAACCAGAGTATGATGTGTTGGTCCCCCAGTGTCGACCCCTGTCACCAGGAGAGATTTTGGGCTGCACCTCTCCTCGCTTGAACCACCACGTCGATGCCATAATGTAAGACATCTCCTTCCTTCTCACACTTTCATCCCAGACCCTGTCCTTTCTTGCTGTTCGTTTGCAGAGATATCCAGATAACCAAAGACATCCAACCCTGACTCTTGTAGTCACTGCTCCCTCCCCCTCATTAGCTACCATAATTACCCCTGTCATTGCTAGACCCACCAGTGTGACATGAGGAATAATCAGTATGACATCAGACCAGTCACACCAGATGTAGCTAGCTGTGACAACTAGctctgtctgtgtgcttgtAATCAGGCTGCTCGAAACAGCCAGATGCTGATCCAGAGCAGCAAGGCTAAAAATACCATCACACTGTGCAAAGAATTGAATTGTATAAAGCCAGATTGGCACTTTTGGCTGTTTTAAACCAACCACAACAAATTGGCATGCTTTCCAATTTTCCATATTTGAAAGCCTTGTTTTCTTAAAGTATGACACCTATTGTGGCATTTTACATGGTAAAAAACTGATAACCTGTACAAAACATCACCATTTGTCTGTGAATTTATTTCAGCATGTGTgattgcctgttttaagttctTATTTTCCACTTCATTTCCTCTAAGTGGGGGGGGGATGATGGGATGATGAATGCAGTGCGTAGCTGCAAGTATTCTATAACACTAGCTCCTCAgtctttccacattttttttcacatgaataTAAACCTCTGTTCATGTGAGACTTGTCAAAATGATGCTCATCCCGCCTGTGCTACTGAGAGTGCTCTGACAAAGTAACAGGTTCAGACAACAAACAACACCTCCGCAGCCACTTTGTGTCTATACATCTCATGCAATTCCACTGTGGAGAGGATGCTACGCTTTGTCATGCACCGTGATTTCCCCCGGCGTAATTATATATTAGTGCACAATTCAGCATTTCTGAGTCACACGTTTATATCATACGTGTGCATTTGTGGGTTTTCTACTATGTCTTTTTATATTACACGGAAGTGAAAGGGGTTAAAGTGTCAAGGTGGTCAAAAACAATGCACAATAAATTGGTAGGTGATTCACCCTCTTTAAAGTAACTGACCTATCTACCGATCCACTCAACACAGTACAGCAAATGTGTTCCATGGATTGTAATAGAGATAAGCCTGCATTTGGCATTTTTTAAGACTAGTGGAGACAATAAGACTTAAAGTTTTGCTTTGTATTACATGAAAGAGggcaaattgtaaaaaaaatgtttttacttggAAACTATTGGTTTTTAAACGGGCAGAAACAgcagttgtatttatttacaatgaaaCCTACAACAGAAAGTGCCAAAACTAAAAGGGTCTGGGTATTTTCTGAAACCACTGTGTACCCATAGCCAAATTACTTCACTGACTAACCTGTACTTTGCCCTAATAAATCACTATTAAGGCACTTGCACCGTTGATTACCCACTGTCTGTAAGAAAAGCAGCACAGactgtttttaggtttttatttgtttttaaccatTGCTAGGTTGTGTTCATTACCTTTAGTTGTAGAATGAAATTCATACTGGGATATCATGCATTTCTTAAGAATGAGTCAGTCGTTCAAAAATGTTCATATGCACAAGCCATGATTGCATTTTACCCAACCGTTGGAGAAGGACTGGTGGTACACTATTCTTTAAGGCCCAACCTGGAGCTTTAGAAAGGACCTGGCTGGCCTCATTATTATAATGAACAAGCCGAGGAAAAAGGCAAAACCTGCATTCAAATGAGCTACAGTATAAGAAATTGACCATTTCTCTCTGTTGCCTCTACGCGAGCTCTCACTcattattaaacaaaatgaagtTGTGAATGcgaagatgtttttttttttttaaaaaggagcaaTAGAATATGGATGGAAGGACTGTGATCACAGCGAGAGCTAAATTCAAGCACACCAGCATCTAAAGCAAGTGAGAGCTGGGGACAGTCGTGGCTGAAGTGCAGCAGGCTTATTGTTGGTAATAAATATATGAGGGCCTTGGATGTTGCTAAGCAGAGAAGCAATGCAGCAGAGGCTTTGCTCAACTTCTTTTGTGTTGTCCTTCAGTGTTTGTGGTACACACGTACAGTGAgctatactgtatttgtgtacaCAGTACAAATAAAGCCTTGGCTAGACATGTCTCTGGGTAGCCTATATGGCAAACCACCCACAGCCTTTTCCAAGCTGCTCTAAACACTAACCTGTTTGTGGGTTTAATTGCATGTCCTGTCTCAGCTGGCCCACTGAGACTGTGCAGCTCTGAGTAGGGGTACTGACCTGAGTCTCTTCACACTGACAGCAGAATTTCTCTCAGCCTGGCCCTGTGAGCTAGGGTTTATGTCAGACTGTTTTACCCGAGCTTGTGTTTGGAGGCACTCCACAATCCCTCTGTGCACTCCTGGTTTGTGAACTATTGCCTCTTGTTTGGGCCCCAGCGAAACCCCAGCACCAGACCCTGGTTAATTGGGAGAGCTTGCATTCTGTTGTCAGAATCGTGCTCCAATCGTTCTGGTCATGTTCCTAGCAGCAGAAATCAAAAGACCTTCTACCCCTGCCTCAGGCCTTCCGCCTGGTCACACGTTTGgtcttttgtttaaaagtcTGCCGAAAGAAATAGATTTTCAATTgcacaaatagtttttttcttcatcgCTAAGTCTTACCTCTActgttgaatttatttatttcttgcttgtttgttttttctatagTTATCTGGGAGATGGAAGATTTCATCTGGAGTCGATCATGATTGCAAACCCTGATATACCTGCCTACAGGTattgtgaaacaaaacaaaaaaatgctaccaattgtttttcatttctatgtAAATTTCTGAAATCTACAAAACCTATGTTGTCGTCAATTAGCATAACAGTGCCAATGTTATGCCAATCAAATAAATCCATCTAAGTGCCAAAAGCGGAGCGAGCAGACAAGTAAGCAGTTTAGCAAATACAGATTTACAGACATGTGATCACTTGTCACGATATGCATATGCTTTCGGTGTATATTATGTATAATAGTGTATAATATTTCCCTTGCACTCATGATCACTTGCCTTATTCCAGTGTCATGATAACACTTTGCGACGATGAAGTTCTGTTTTGATGAGGTCTTGTTTGTATGCAAAGTGTAATCATGTTGTTATAGACATATGCACCATTGCACCGATCACAGATCTCTCTCATAAACAAGATTCTAATCTCAAGTGAATACGTTGTCCTGGAGAAAAGGAGATTAAATGCTCAGAAACACCTCTGTTTTCCCTAAGATACATTAACTCCTGTCATACTTGATGGCTCTTCGTGattggatttttttcatcttttcatacAATCGTTTCATCAAGATAGAGACCTGAACAACAGGTGGTAATGTGTATaaggtttttcattttatgtttgtatgcgCATTCAAGTCACACCTGGGCGTCTGTTTGCTTATAGGTATGATCCCTACAGTAAAATATTCTCCAGGGAGTACTATGACCATGAGGCCATGCGTGCCTTAAGGCTTGAGGCTATTGACAAGGCTCGTTCAGCGCAGAGATGGGGCCTAATCTTGGGCACGCTGGGCCGGCAAGGCAACCCCAAAGTCTTGGAGGTGAGAGTCCGAACGCCTATTCCAACACTCTATATGTCCTGGGGCCATTTGTGCAATGGtttgtaatatttgtgtgtgagtttctCTGACAAGTGATTTGAATGAAGTACTAATGGGACCAGCAACTTTCACACTGGGAGCttgttatttcacatttagGATGATGCAGCCAAACAGCCAGAGCCAAGTCCCAACCTTGCTCCCACATTGGGCCTCAAGGTTGGCTCTAGTGGTGTATTACTGCTAGGGATCTAAACTTCAAGCAGTTTCTCAGTTTCTTGTGTCATTGCTGCATCACAAGTAATACACCAGTAATAcgagtaaaacacacacacacacacacacacacacacacaaacttacaaATGTATAGTACAACAGCCATGCTTCATTTGATGGtacatacaccgatcaggcataacattatgaccacctgtgcaattcaATGCAATCCAAttgctctgccatgaattataCTTTGAAACTGTCAAATTGGTTAGTGGAGACGTCCTGGAGTGCACTataggaagaggtggttctaatgatTTGGGcaccctgtttaaaatgaatgaggtggccaaaacattagaaccacctcttcttccaATACGCTCCAATAAACTGCATTGACTGCTGTTCATGTTGTTGTTCAGCAATGTGCCAAAGAGAATTTCGATATCATTTTATTGATCTTGTCAAATTCACACAATTATTAAactaaagaattttaaatttagGTAACACTAATCAGCCAAGGCTTTGATCAGAGTTTCTCTTTGTTAATAATATGCAATTTTACCAACTCTGTCAACACTTAGCGCAGGAAGTCAGGAACTGAAAACTCCCTCAGATAAAACAGAGGACCTGGCAAGTGCACACATATATAGTGAATCATTAGGTACACACTCATAAGTGAAAAATCCAAAGTCTTTGCAACTATGAGCTATTGTGTATGAATTAGCATAGACACAAACCCTTCTGGGGCTACTGATCGATGGACAGAGAAACCCTCGTTGGTCCCTTCTAACCTACGTTAGCTCCTCATGCTTTTTTCCTTGCCACTGCTTGTTCCATcttgttctctctttttcctcttctttctgttttatatgCATAGTTTCACTGCTTGTTTGGGTTTGACTTTTAGTTTTGCCTTTCTCACCtaatttttgtaattaataTGCAATGCAGTGTGGTGGAAAGTACAGTGCCCCACTTGAACACAAGGTTTCATCTGCCGGGTTAGATTCTTAGACTTAAATTGCTGCTCTTCTGTTTATTCACTACTATAAATATCCAGACTTGAAAGATGACGTTAGCAttgatataaaaatgtcaacCTTAGTGTGAAACGTTTTATTACAGAGTGGCAGGGGAAAAGGCACTAAAAGGGGTGGTGGGAGGGGGGTTTGAATAAAAATACCCACCAGCTCTCCTATAGCGATCTTTAGAAGTGTAGTTTCCGATAACCTCTCAGGCAAGAGGAAAGAAGTATCTGTGATAAGAGATGTCATAGAAATGTCTCATGATAGTCCCAAAGACACTGGATATCAGCAAGGCTCATATCTTTATTTCACCAGAGGAACATTTACGGGATTTCTTTACTTGCTTGGCTGCTTTTTGCAACCCTGAATAACATCACAAATTCAAGAACCAATTGTTAAATCTTTAATGCAGAGCCAACAAAGGAGCAGAGTCCTTTGACCTGGTTAAGTAGTTTCATTTactgatagtgtgtgtgtgtgtacaataaGGCTTGGGGTTGGAACTTGTACCCAAGGGACCAATCTAGTTTTGCCTGAGGAGGTAAAATCGCTATATGTAGGAACTAGTCTACAGGGTGGTAAAGACATGCGGTGCACTGcaagataaaagcaaaactgaaGAACTTGGTGAGGTGTGCTCAACGCTAATTACACAAATAggtttttgagatgtgtattGCTGCCTCTTTGATATGGAAATGCCAGCGATATCAATACAATATCATTGGATGTGTACTGGCCCACCAGTAAACATAGCTTTAAATCAGAAGCCCGTCTCATGACTGCATTCTTCTAGAGTGAAAGGTGCAAGAGAAGTCTGGAGAATAATTATCTTGCTTGACCACcaatgtgttttagttttacttttggaATAAATAGGGGACATCTATATGACTGAGTCATGAAGGACCATGCTCGAACTGCTGTTTGCTCAGCAAACTGTTGAACCTTTCTTTCAGAGGCTTCAAAGCACATTTTACCTTGTTTGTGGAGGAAGAAGCCTCTTTGGTGAACTCAGGATTTCATCCTAATGTAGTTCTATTTGCTTCACTAGACTATGTCCTCCAGCAGCCATTGTAGTGAGGACCTGCTGAGTGAGGGCATGTTGAAAAAGATGGATTCGCCCCTTTAGTTTGGGAATAAGTAGCTGTCCAAAGTGAAGTTGTCAAAAATCACATGGTTCTGAGTGCAAAAATTCCTTCAACTTCTTGGATCTAAATTTCAGCGCCCCTCTGAAGGCAGTACTGAATGAAGATCTAGGTAGTCAGAATATCGGTGTCTCAGCTCTGTCACCAGTgattactaaatgtaaaagttaatACAGCTGAAGCATGGTATGTACATTTATGCTCATACCAGATTAGGGGTGAAAAGTGGAATTCAGCAAAGTGACTAAAATGTCACTTCTCTGCACGTTTGCGTTCCAACTGTTGAACAGCTGTTTGATAAATTGCTCATACAGTCTCCATTACCGATGGGTTCTGTTGCATGCAAGGTTAATCAGCACTGTGCTCATAGACATGATGTCCTCTACTCTAATGTGAGTGTGGGGAGGTCAGCCTTGGTCTTATCTGAACAGTTActgacaaagaggaaaagagagagaaatgcagtggaaaagcaaacaagaaCTGACCACATTCACTTTGAACGTTCAAGTCATGGGAATCAAGGTTACAGGTCAGTAAGTTCCTGTCCTTGAAAAGGGGCTAAAGATGTGTTATGATATTGACCAGTGGATTGGTTTAATGTCAGCAACAATATGTGGATTGTAGAGTAGAGAGTAGATACTGAAATTGAACTACTGAACAGCTGGATTGTGGTGATGAGCTCCCAAACTGAGATCCCATCATTGTGACAGGTGAATGAGACTGAGCATCTGTAAGAAGGTTAAACTACACCCACTGTTGTTGTACTACAAGAAGCCAGTTGAGGTTGCCATGCCTTCTAATGTGGATACTTCCCTGTGGAGACATTTGGCCTTATGTGTCAGTATGGTGACCCAGATGAAGCCCTAGACTAAGCCGGTGGGATTACATATTCCATATTAGCCTGAGTTTGCCGGGGAGAGCGGGAGGACATGGTTGAGGAGAAGGATACAGTAGGCCTGCTAAACTCCTTACCCACTGTCACTAGGAGGTAACCTTCCTGCTGTTAACAGCGGAGCAAAAACATCAGGACCACCCTAGGTGTGAATGCCTAATGGATTCTGCCTGTGCAGGGCAAAGACATGGGCTATGTGATTTGTTACACAACCTTAGAGACAATTGTGTTTGATGTTTCGATTGCAGGCCTATACAtttgtccttttatttcttttctttccccttcCTAGCACCTGGAGACAAGGTTGAAGACATTGGGCAAGTCCTTCTCTCGAGTTCTCCTGTCTGAGATATTCCCAAGCAAGCTGGACCTGATGCCAGATATAGATGCGTGAGTATCTGCACACTTACactaatacaaacaaaaaggacaCTTTCTATTGAATATGCACTTGCACTTCCTGCCCATGGAAGATGAAGTTAAGGAGATGGCTGATTCCATTACAGAATATAAATGTAGAAAAGGAGTTGGACAGCTTATTTAGACTGGCTCTAGGTAGTTTAACCAGCCATCTTATGCAGCCAGCAACATAATTGTTTGCAAATTAGTTTGAGTGTGATGACACCCTGATGCTTTTGAACCATACCACAGTATTGGGGATGAGCTCAAAATTGTCCTTTCCACAGTCAAATGTAATAGTCTCTTATACAGAATATTTGGTAGGTTTTCGGTGCCCACTTTCTGCAGCATTAAACATTTACGTTCCATCACATCTGGTTTATTTAATTTCGAAATTGTCTCTAAACAACGAGAAAACAAATGCTGTGTCTCTTTGTTATATAAAGAATAGGTAATTTATCTTCCACATCATGGAACATAGCAGAGCCATTAAAATCAACAGTGGCGAGTAGTCATCGAAAAGTTGTAATCACcaacatttgaaatgtattcTGTAGGCATCATTGCAGCCCTAATTGGGGAGTCAGCATAATTTCCAAGTGCACAGTACAACAAGGAGTTGACAATCAGTAGTCTGGAGTGTATAGCTGTGTAAACAAATTTGTCATTCATGTCTTGGTGAGATTCCATAGTTTTGCCTTTGTGGTAAAAACAGTCTGGCGTAATGAACTGGGATGCTTCACAATTTCCTCAGCTTTGACACACGGTATAGAAAGAGGAATTTAATACATGAGTAATCTTGTGTACTTGTGTTTCCGCTCTGTATTTTTGCAGTGTGGTCAGAGTAGAATACAAACTAGAAAAATGTATCTTCATGCCTTTGCTAAAGTTTATATTCTTAGGTTACTAACTCGTCATCTGAAGTCCTTAGTTGAACCAAAAGTAATTGTGAACCCATCACACACAATAAACAGATAATCACAGTGGCCAGTGCTCAAATAAGCTCTGCCACTTAATGCTGTTATTGCAGCCAGCAGCACTCATGcctgtatttattataaaatgaattCAACTTTCTTCAGTAAAAAAATCGAGTGCTCAAGCTTCAAGGTGGAGTTTCTGATTTATCCAACTTCCGACCAGAAGAACACAGGTAAAGATGTACAAGGGGTTAGTAAGACACTGATGTACAGTGGCTCCAATCACAATCGCACAGGCCTTCAAAAagtctttacacacacacacacacacgcctccCTCCCTCAGTTATGCCTCTCGAAGTGGAGTAATGAGAGGGGTGATGTGTGAGGGAGGAGTGGGTGAGAGAGATtgagctggagagagagagagagagagagagagctgcagaGGTAGTTGAGGGGGCTGTTTGGAAACAAGCGATCGTGGTCAAAgcgatttttttattttattttttccctttgttttttgctcttCTCTACAGAATGACGTATGAGTGCAACTCCAAGATTATGTAAGTGAGGCACGATTCactcaacaaaaaacaaaccctcCTTACAGGCAAAAAGCCTTTCAACAATGAGCGCTTTCATGTATCATATAGATGGTTGAGAATTAAACTTAGGTGATTGACTACAAAATGTCGGACATTTGAAACgtatcagccacaacaatgaAACTACTGACAAGTGAAGTGAATAACACAGGCATTGTCAGATCTCAGGAAAAACTGGCAACAGCAACTTTGACAAGTTGCCACATTGTGATGTGTACAAGTCTGGATCAAAGCATTTCCAAGCTGGCATGTCTTGTGGGTATTCCTGGTCAGTTTGGTCAGTACCTACCAAACATAGGCCAAGTGAAAATGAGTTTTTGGCTGTGATCAACAGGTTTAAGAACCCACGGTACATCGCAGCTTGCTGTGTGGCCACAGATGGGTCAAGGTGTCCATGTTGACTCCTGTCCAATGATGAAGGCACACACATAATAGCCAACTATGACTACATAGTTctacaatagttttttttctacacaattacattttgacaaatGAATAACACTCAAAATATGAATGTAGAAAGGTGGAGAGAGAGTCTGTGACCGTAAATGTACAAATATCATTTATTCTTAATGGACAGTGAAAATGCAACCAGatgaactgataaaaaaaaaaaaaaaaaaaaaaaa is a window encoding:
- the dph1 gene encoding 2-(3-amino-3-carboxypropyl)histidine synthase subunit 1 isoform X3 — its product is MAAPSSEVQIVPVKSPAVALQLPEGLQMFACVIADIIERFTEADTIVMGDVTYGACCVDDFTARALGADFMVHYGHSCLIPIDSTAGIKMLYVFVDIQMDNGHFLDTVKFNFSPGQSLALVSTIQFVAALQAVSVALKPEYDVLVPQCRPLSPGEILGCTSPRLNHHVDAIIYLGDGRFHLESIMIANPDIPAYRYDPYSKIFSREYYDHEAMRALRLEAIDKARSAQRWGLILGTLGRQGNPKVLEHLETRLKTLGKSFSRVLLSEIFPSKLDLMPDIDAMTYECNSKIMWVQIACPRLSIDWGTAFSKPLLSPYEAAVALQEISWKEVYPMDFYSNQSLGPWAPNHPDNQPVRPTRRQTQKQSLEPPLATKQCGQDQCAPCGCQGE